From Paenibacillus sp. V4I7, one genomic window encodes:
- a CDS encoding S-layer homology domain-containing protein encodes MGEATSADRKLITEPTLQSATLKDITFTADIKNSKGNITAGVTDYVYADISIAGGASFRYTFGSATPVSKVTGTLSDGSAINPVVTQTADTTAYNTYQLSVDLPLSQSATSQQIEVKLVTATGNPNIPTIYIFNYTNPNKPYLDNVAQEFNPSGGTKFEVKLSEQGTSQINEFPARLNIYANVNTKYVNVNIPGYSGNGDYPVTETFTGSGIYRTAIDLHDLTDGLTTMTVIPKDATTANLAGKKVYSLNISGAPYVIVNNLYNGKVVKSKGELVCGGVGGPCITGKIVNLPAANYPLVELSVNDVNIPLTQLAPATGSLIDANGNFTVTEGAIVALFGAAEGAKFSALFNEDGKKTIKFSLYLKPSGTKVLVTQTNYDIFVLSDYAPLIEKLIPNINLTPYTDGDTTGAYLTSSSTLQLTGTLRNAELNSEAILYLRKTPSGASATPPTLVALGAKQEVSVDGKAYKYDFTTTSYTMDKYGDYVFEIVAKNASGRTTSKMITITKQPVSYILVQPSNFVKNADKIDQANVNTNYQTVIIQADGADTVMFGKVGATQTSPGIFRYEAANLKAGKNAITFEITRGPNKVKGSFILMNQNTPIEGAQYRTNIASKLSVFNGDLQLVFPKDTKLMRNDRTAKEQFITSDRKLVFGIANQDDGRVDKASETQAGMRFLQEPTGRFRPASKLFWVDGGTIDLSAADTNDSLKAALQGSGNLPSPSLPGPGETSFYSRYIKNLVIPTQSGTLTLEYDPEIRNDSWKYITVYQYGTFLDPSGSGNQYVGWKNIGGVVDAKAHSIKVPVESFGYFQVMYMDNSFNDVTSHDWARDYLDVLYSKGVMNNKTTGQYLPNDAITRGEFVTLLVKGFDVPLINEDSTYHTNDPTNPNFQGTFADVRRGLGLPNSSSLFDFMHIEAGARTGIVRGNSNGLFLPNNTITREDAAVMIARAANMKLAADVDKSMANLKKQFTDADDTTMSTYAMPSIEAVVKSGYMDGIKNVPVAGQKKDTFSFDPRGNMTRAQAAAIVYRVMQQSGKLPK; translated from the coding sequence TTGGGTGAAGCTACTTCAGCCGACCGAAAGCTAATCACTGAACCTACACTTCAGAGTGCTACACTAAAAGATATTACTTTTACTGCGGACATTAAAAATAGTAAGGGCAACATAACAGCAGGTGTCACAGATTACGTATATGCTGATATTAGTATCGCAGGCGGAGCGAGTTTCCGTTATACGTTTGGAAGTGCTACTCCAGTAAGCAAGGTAACAGGCACTCTATCTGATGGGTCTGCAATTAATCCAGTAGTTACACAAACAGCGGATACAACAGCCTATAATACATATCAATTAAGTGTAGATTTGCCATTATCCCAAAGTGCAACTTCTCAGCAAATTGAAGTCAAACTTGTTACGGCCACGGGGAACCCTAATATCCCAACTATATATATATTTAATTATACAAATCCCAATAAGCCTTATTTGGACAATGTGGCTCAAGAGTTCAATCCTAGTGGCGGGACAAAGTTTGAGGTTAAATTAAGCGAGCAAGGTACAAGCCAAATTAATGAATTCCCAGCCAGACTTAATATCTATGCTAATGTCAATACAAAGTACGTAAATGTAAATATCCCAGGCTATTCAGGAAATGGGGATTATCCGGTTACTGAAACTTTTACTGGTAGTGGTATTTATAGAACAGCTATCGACTTGCATGATCTTACTGATGGTCTTACGACTATGACAGTTATACCAAAAGATGCTACTACGGCTAATCTCGCAGGTAAAAAGGTGTACAGTTTAAATATATCTGGGGCACCTTATGTTATAGTTAACAATTTATACAATGGGAAAGTAGTTAAGAGTAAAGGTGAATTAGTTTGCGGTGGAGTAGGTGGACCTTGTATCACAGGTAAGATCGTTAATCTTCCTGCAGCAAACTATCCGCTAGTGGAATTATCCGTAAATGATGTAAATATCCCTTTGACTCAACTAGCACCTGCTACTGGTTCTCTAATTGATGCTAATGGCAACTTTACGGTAACTGAGGGTGCTATAGTTGCATTGTTTGGTGCGGCAGAGGGAGCTAAATTCAGCGCATTATTCAATGAAGACGGAAAGAAAACGATCAAGTTCTCACTTTACCTAAAGCCTAGTGGCACAAAAGTACTTGTCACGCAAACCAACTACGACATTTTTGTTCTTAGTGATTATGCGCCGTTAATCGAGAAATTGATTCCTAATATCAACTTAACGCCATACACCGATGGCGATACAACAGGCGCATATTTGACTTCTTCAAGCACACTTCAGCTCACAGGAACTCTTAGAAATGCTGAGTTAAACTCAGAAGCTATTTTATATCTAAGAAAAACTCCATCAGGTGCAAGTGCGACACCACCGACATTGGTCGCACTTGGGGCCAAACAAGAAGTATCGGTTGATGGTAAAGCGTATAAATATGATTTCACTACAACCTCTTACACAATGGATAAGTACGGAGATTATGTATTTGAAATTGTAGCTAAGAATGCGTCAGGACGTACGACAAGTAAAATGATTACAATTACAAAACAACCTGTTAGTTACATTCTTGTTCAACCAAGCAATTTCGTAAAGAATGCAGACAAAATAGATCAAGCTAACGTTAACACGAACTATCAGACTGTGATTATTCAAGCTGATGGTGCTGACACTGTGATGTTTGGTAAGGTTGGAGCAACACAAACTTCTCCTGGAATCTTTAGATACGAAGCGGCTAATCTAAAGGCAGGAAAGAACGCTATCACCTTTGAAATTACACGCGGGCCTAATAAAGTCAAGGGTAGTTTCATCCTAATGAATCAAAACACACCTATTGAAGGAGCTCAATATAGAACTAACATTGCCTCTAAGTTGAGTGTGTTTAACGGAGATCTTCAGTTGGTGTTCCCAAAAGATACAAAATTGATGCGTAACGACAGAACTGCTAAAGAACAATTCATTACATCAGATCGTAAGCTGGTATTTGGAATCGCCAATCAAGACGATGGCCGCGTAGACAAAGCTTCTGAAACACAAGCTGGAATGCGATTCTTACAGGAGCCTACAGGACGTTTCAGACCGGCAAGTAAGCTTTTCTGGGTAGATGGTGGCACTATTGATCTTTCAGCTGCGGATACGAATGATTCATTGAAAGCTGCGCTACAAGGTAGTGGAAATCTCCCATCTCCATCCTTACCGGGACCGGGCGAAACCAGTTTCTATTCCAGATATATTAAAAATCTAGTGATACCTACACAGTCTGGTACATTAACTCTGGAATATGATCCAGAGATTAGAAATGATTCATGGAAATATATCACTGTATACCAATACGGCACATTCTTAGACCCAAGCGGTAGTGGTAATCAATATGTAGGTTGGAAGAACATTGGCGGGGTAGTAGATGCGAAAGCTCATTCAATTAAAGTCCCCGTAGAAAGCTTTGGCTATTTCCAGGTCATGTATATGGATAACAGCTTTAATGATGTTACCTCACATGATTGGGCTCGTGATTACTTGGATGTACTATATTCTAAAGGTGTAATGAACAATAAGACTACCGGACAATACCTACCTAATGATGCAATTACTCGTGGTGAGTTTGTAACGTTACTTGTCAAAGGTTTTGATGTACCTTTAATAAATGAAGATTCAACTTACCATACTAACGACCCTACAAACCCTAATTTCCAAGGGACATTTGCGGATGTTCGTAGAGGTCTTGGTCTACCAAACAGCAGTAGTTTATTCGATTTCATGCATATTGAAGCTGGGGCGCGAACCGGTATTGTCAGAGGAAACTCTAACGGTTTATTTTTACCTAATAACACAATTACTCGAGAAGATGCTGCTGTTATGATTGCTCGTGCTGCAAATATGAAGTTAGCTGCTGATGTAGACAAATCAATGGCTAATCTGAAAAAGCAGTTCACAGACGCAGATGATACCACAATGAGTACTTACGCTATGCCTTCTATTGAAGCAGTTGTAAAGTCAGGCTACATGGATGGGATAAAAAACGTTCCAGTTGCAGGTCAAAAGAAAGATACGTTCAGCTTTGATCCGAGAGGAAACATGACCAGAGCTCAGGCGGCAGCAATTGTATACCGTGTAATGCAACAAAGTGGGAAGTTACCTAAGTAA
- a CDS encoding glycosyltransferase family 4 protein: MYGLYAIGFIAACLMALLLTPLVKKFAFWVGAVDAPNHRKVHTRIMPRLGGLAIFLAFVGAYFVVSPALDAVNSNAAFGLLIGGFVIVVTGALDDRYQLSPKWKLLGQLIAACIVVSFGLKIELVNIPFGTTNLPIGWLSIPITILWIVGVSNAINLIDGLDGLSAGVSGIATTTILILALMMGNVTVILLCVILLGSIIGFMFYNFHPAKIFMGDSGALFLGFALATLSILGFKQAAVVSLLIPIMILGVPLSDTFFAIMRRYVNKLPISAPDKSHLHHCLLQLGFSHRTSVLIIYGIASIFGGSAVICSVFISQDSTWGLIMIIVALFLVMLVGAEAIGIISKSRKPVLNFLQRLVGKQVQSDRMGK; the protein is encoded by the coding sequence ATGTATGGATTATATGCGATTGGGTTTATCGCTGCGTGCTTAATGGCGCTGCTGCTGACACCCCTAGTCAAAAAATTTGCCTTCTGGGTAGGAGCCGTTGATGCCCCTAACCATCGTAAGGTACATACCCGAATAATGCCGCGTCTTGGAGGATTAGCGATATTCCTTGCATTCGTCGGAGCTTATTTCGTCGTCTCTCCAGCACTTGATGCCGTTAACTCCAATGCCGCATTTGGGTTGCTAATCGGAGGCTTTGTGATTGTCGTCACGGGTGCCTTGGATGATCGTTATCAACTATCTCCCAAATGGAAACTGCTCGGGCAACTGATTGCCGCTTGCATCGTTGTCTCCTTTGGTCTTAAGATCGAACTCGTTAACATTCCTTTCGGAACGACCAACCTGCCAATTGGCTGGCTAAGTATTCCGATTACGATATTATGGATCGTCGGTGTTTCCAATGCGATTAACTTGATTGACGGCTTAGATGGCTTGTCAGCAGGCGTGTCGGGTATTGCTACAACTACTATTCTAATTCTTGCTCTTATGATGGGTAATGTTACCGTAATTTTACTATGCGTCATTTTACTAGGTAGTATCATAGGCTTCATGTTCTATAACTTCCATCCGGCCAAAATCTTCATGGGCGACTCCGGCGCCTTGTTCCTAGGCTTTGCTTTAGCAACACTATCGATTCTTGGCTTTAAGCAAGCAGCCGTTGTTTCACTTTTAATTCCTATTATGATTCTAGGCGTGCCCTTATCCGATACCTTCTTTGCAATCATGCGTCGTTATGTCAATAAATTACCGATCTCTGCACCGGATAAAAGCCATCTGCACCACTGTTTGCTGCAGCTCGGATTCAGTCATCGTACAAGCGTACTGATCATCTACGGAATTGCCTCCATCTTCGGCGGCAGCGCGGTGATCTGCTCAGTCTTTATCTCCCAAGATTCCACTTGGGGTCTTATCATGATCATCGTGGCTCTCTTCCTAGTTATGCTAGTCGGAGCTGAAGCGATTGGTATCATCAGTAAGAGCCGTAAACCGGTGCTGAACTTTCTTCAGAGGCTTGTAGGCAAGCAAGTTCAGAGCGATAGAATGGGTAAATAA
- a CDS encoding WecB/TagA/CpsF family glycosyltransferase translates to MSSTSTTIQSKVASANAIPKVRIYGVPISKMSMDQTVAYLTNAIEQRQPHQVITANPIMVMAAQDDPAYLSMMQRAELIVPDGTGVVWAAKYVGEPVVERVPGYDLIHELMKVGESKGWKVYLLGASNEVIQAAAEKLRTAYPRVKLVGVRDGYFKDEQDAEVIQDIVDAAPDLLFVGRSAANQEPWIGKYKQQIGVPVMMGVGGSFDVLSGKLKRAPVLFQKLRLEWFYRLMQEPWRYKRMLLLPKFALKVMRDKEKVTKP, encoded by the coding sequence ATGAGTTCAACATCAACAACGATACAGTCTAAGGTCGCATCTGCGAACGCAATACCCAAAGTTCGCATCTACGGAGTACCCATCTCCAAAATGAGTATGGACCAAACCGTAGCTTACCTTACGAACGCTATTGAACAAAGACAACCCCATCAGGTCATTACCGCCAATCCCATTATGGTCATGGCTGCGCAAGATGATCCTGCTTATCTGAGCATGATGCAGCGCGCTGAACTCATCGTTCCTGATGGTACAGGTGTCGTCTGGGCAGCTAAATATGTAGGTGAGCCAGTTGTAGAACGGGTTCCCGGCTATGATTTGATCCATGAGCTGATGAAAGTCGGAGAGTCGAAAGGTTGGAAAGTATACTTACTTGGAGCTTCCAATGAGGTTATCCAAGCTGCAGCTGAGAAGCTTCGTACCGCCTATCCGCGGGTAAAGCTGGTTGGTGTACGTGACGGATATTTTAAAGACGAGCAGGATGCTGAAGTGATTCAAGATATCGTGGATGCAGCTCCGGACCTCCTATTCGTAGGAAGATCTGCTGCTAATCAAGAGCCTTGGATTGGGAAATACAAACAACAGATCGGTGTCCCGGTCATGATGGGTGTTGGGGGAAGTTTTGATGTTCTTTCGGGCAAGCTAAAACGAGCACCCGTTTTATTTCAAAAACTACGTCTTGAATGGTTTTACCGCCTGATGCAGGAGCCTTGGCGTTACAAACGAATGCTTCTACTCCCGAAATTCGCATTGAAAGTGATGCGTGACAAAGAAAAAGTCACCAAACCATGA
- the csaB gene encoding polysaccharide pyruvyl transferase CsaB codes for MGATVVKIALSGYYGFDNSGDEAVLQSILFALQEQGREQGLQIEPIVLSANPEKTSAMYGVKAYHRMKPGSLLRALREADGLISGGGSLLQDATSSKTIPYYLAVLKIAQLLGKPTFIYSQGIGPVSRPMFYGWIRSVFQRCAYVSVRDTESAELLGKMRLPRERITVVPDPVMGLPLRGTGSVGGARDIAPDGLVRTVGVSVRFWNEDRSELEALSRSLQVLLAADANVRLRFLPFHLPSDEVASQYVIDRLGDHGSRVEMMRGVTHPQDMLAQVAECDLLIGMRLHSLIYAASQFVPMVGISYDPKIDQFLHRLGMKAAASTARFDADAFAAEAQRLLAGREDWAASSRAAIEELKAQAQLPAQRIISFYKQRTNK; via the coding sequence ATGGGTGCCACAGTTGTAAAAATAGCGCTATCCGGCTACTATGGCTTCGATAATAGCGGAGATGAAGCTGTGCTGCAATCGATTTTGTTTGCTTTGCAGGAGCAAGGTCGAGAGCAAGGATTACAAATTGAGCCTATCGTTCTTTCTGCTAATCCTGAGAAAACGTCAGCGATGTACGGGGTGAAGGCCTATCATCGGATGAAGCCTGGTTCGCTGCTTCGAGCCTTGCGTGAAGCCGATGGCTTAATTAGCGGCGGTGGCAGTTTATTGCAGGATGCTACAAGCTCGAAGACGATCCCGTATTATTTGGCTGTCTTGAAAATTGCGCAGTTGCTGGGCAAGCCAACTTTTATTTACTCGCAAGGCATCGGGCCGGTTAGTCGCCCTATGTTTTATGGCTGGATCCGCAGCGTGTTCCAGCGCTGCGCGTATGTCTCGGTCCGCGATACGGAGTCCGCGGAGCTGCTAGGGAAGATGCGGCTCCCGCGGGAACGCATCACTGTAGTGCCTGACCCGGTCATGGGCTTGCCGCTGCGCGGGACCGGGTCTGTTGGCGGCGCGCGGGACATCGCGCCGGATGGTTTAGTGCGGACGGTCGGCGTGTCCGTCCGCTTCTGGAATGAGGACCGCTCAGAGCTGGAAGCTCTCTCGCGGTCCCTGCAAGTGCTGCTCGCAGCCGATGCGAACGTGCGGCTGCGATTCTTGCCCTTCCACCTCCCTTCCGATGAGGTGGCGTCGCAGTACGTGATTGACCGGCTCGGCGATCACGGGTCTCGGGTGGAGATGATGCGGGGCGTCACCCATCCGCAGGATATGCTCGCGCAGGTCGCGGAATGCGACCTGCTGATCGGGATGAGGCTGCATTCTTTGATTTATGCAGCCTCGCAGTTCGTGCCTATGGTAGGCATCTCGTACGATCCGAAGATCGACCAGTTCCTCCATAGGCTCGGTATGAAAGCCGCCGCATCGACAGCTCGCTTCGATGCGGATGCCTTTGCGGCAGAGGCGCAGCGCCTGCTGGCCGGCCGTGAGGATTGGGCGGCGTCCAGCCGCGCCGCCATCGAAGAGCTCAAAGCGCAGGCTCAGCTTCCTGCGCAGCGCATCATTTCTTTTTATAAACAAAGAACGAACAAATAG
- a CDS encoding DUF5693 family protein, translating to MDNLAQWYQTWNKPLKNLLWWLVIIGMVVSLPLAYTRHQTETSANQVEFVFDYRDLLDISDIQTNPQTFVTEQLKNMKAAGISSMAVYESTLAELKESRRIEVYNSRDAAALTQTLGDPKENFTYVLFADSAAQQKLEPLIQKTFADLKVGTKPWSFKNRNGLIIQMSMDDASIKGMDPDPMTLQMLKDQGFQIVVRLSNRRPFVTNEMDRLLKQLHDFGVKRIIVDGNEVPGYTEENTEINLNKMADLLNKNGIGLAAIELLKEPQKGFSTLAKQTNYNVVRLHSFTEKDGEKLTEPLKKSELQDRIQGVADRLVLAVKDRNIRMVFLNAKPVKSLDKGKLVDPLAAYYESLQGKDGAIPRIQEVGFTLGQAKPFDVQTTGWQKIARIFMLLGGVSLIVLMASFFIPEAVLLLFVLGMLGFVALHTLSANLYAQGLALSTAISAPSIAIMLAIRSVRSGAAAKWKSGLAYALWTLVKTSAISLIGVVYEVALLNHVTYLLVLQQFRGVGVLHLFPIAIAGVYLLFFSENNTYRDKITNVRRILSSFISVLWIVVAGVALAAVFYYLSRTGNEGQASTVEKLFRSFLENTLGVRPRTKEFLVAHPLFLLGAYLSVRYRHAVYLIFIGVIGQLSIVDTFAHLHTPLHISLIRISYGLVFGALIGLVLIAAWEIIIRSWKRWVPQL from the coding sequence GTGGACAATTTGGCACAATGGTATCAAACATGGAATAAACCTCTCAAAAATCTCCTATGGTGGCTCGTCATTATTGGAATGGTAGTCTCCCTTCCGCTAGCCTACACACGTCACCAAACGGAAACTTCGGCCAATCAAGTCGAGTTTGTTTTCGATTATCGTGATTTGTTGGATATTTCGGATATTCAGACGAATCCGCAGACTTTTGTCACTGAGCAGTTGAAGAATATGAAAGCAGCGGGCATTAGCTCAATGGCCGTGTATGAGAGTACACTAGCGGAGCTTAAAGAGAGCCGCCGCATCGAGGTATATAACTCTCGAGACGCTGCCGCACTTACCCAGACCTTGGGTGATCCTAAAGAGAATTTTACTTACGTGCTGTTCGCAGACAGTGCCGCACAGCAAAAGCTGGAGCCTTTGATTCAGAAAACGTTCGCGGATCTGAAGGTTGGCACGAAGCCGTGGAGTTTCAAAAATAGAAACGGACTCATCATCCAAATGAGCATGGACGATGCATCGATCAAGGGTATGGACCCAGACCCGATGACATTACAAATGCTGAAAGATCAAGGGTTCCAAATCGTGGTTCGTCTATCGAATCGCAGACCCTTTGTAACCAATGAAATGGATCGCCTGCTGAAGCAGCTCCATGATTTCGGCGTGAAGCGCATCATTGTCGATGGCAATGAAGTTCCGGGTTACACAGAAGAAAATACGGAAATTAACCTGAATAAAATGGCAGATCTTCTTAATAAGAACGGCATTGGCCTAGCAGCTATTGAGTTATTAAAAGAGCCGCAAAAAGGGTTCAGTACGCTAGCAAAGCAAACGAATTATAACGTCGTTCGACTGCATTCGTTCACAGAGAAAGACGGAGAAAAGTTAACGGAGCCGCTCAAAAAATCGGAACTGCAGGATCGTATTCAAGGTGTTGCGGATCGTTTAGTCCTTGCAGTGAAAGACCGCAATATCCGCATGGTTTTCTTGAATGCAAAGCCAGTAAAAAGCTTGGATAAAGGCAAATTAGTCGATCCGTTAGCAGCTTACTATGAAAGTTTGCAAGGAAAAGACGGCGCTATTCCACGCATCCAAGAAGTCGGGTTTACGCTTGGACAAGCAAAGCCATTTGACGTACAAACGACAGGATGGCAGAAAATCGCGCGCATCTTCATGCTGCTTGGCGGCGTTAGTTTAATCGTGCTGATGGCGTCTTTCTTCATACCGGAAGCCGTACTGCTCCTCTTCGTCTTAGGTATGCTTGGTTTTGTTGCTTTACATACACTTTCGGCTAATCTATACGCGCAAGGTCTTGCCTTAAGTACAGCCATCAGTGCACCGAGCATAGCGATCATGCTAGCCATTCGTTCCGTTCGTTCAGGAGCCGCAGCGAAATGGAAGTCAGGTCTTGCTTACGCTTTATGGACATTGGTTAAAACTTCTGCGATCTCGTTGATTGGTGTCGTATACGAAGTGGCGCTTCTCAATCACGTTACGTATTTACTCGTGCTGCAGCAGTTCCGCGGCGTTGGTGTGCTGCATTTATTTCCCATCGCGATTGCAGGCGTGTATTTACTGTTTTTTAGCGAAAATAACACGTACAGGGATAAGATTACGAATGTTCGCCGTATTCTTTCTTCCTTTATCAGCGTGCTATGGATTGTAGTTGCGGGGGTAGCTTTAGCCGCTGTGTTCTACTACTTATCCCGTACTGGAAATGAAGGACAAGCTTCTACCGTGGAGAAATTATTCCGTTCCTTCTTGGAGAATACACTGGGCGTACGTCCGCGAACCAAAGAATTTTTGGTTGCACATCCTTTATTCCTGTTAGGCGCCTATTTGTCAGTTCGATATAGACATGCCGTCTATTTGATATTTATCGGAGTCATTGGGCAGCTTTCTATTGTAGATACATTCGCTCATTTGCATACACCGCTTCATATATCTTTGATCCGGATAAGCTACGGCCTTGTGTTTGGCGCTTTGATTGGCCTCGTTCTGATTGCAGCTTGGGAAATAATCATTAGGAGTTGGAAACGATGGGTGCCACAGTTGTAA
- a CDS encoding phospho-sugar mutase: protein MTTMTRVQTEYQLWLEDPAVDAETKKELRAIREDEREIEDRFYRDLEFGTGGLRGVIGAGTNRINVYTVGRASQGLAQYVNGTGATSPSIVLAYDSRHMSPEFALESALVFAGNGIKAYLFKTLHATPQLSFAVRYLGASAGVVVTASHNPPEYNGYKVYGADGGQLVPEFAEQVIAQVQSIDSFNKVKKITQQEAEAQGLLSWLGEEVDQAYIEAVTAISQNPDVIKQIEGDFRIIFTPLHGAGNVPVREVLKAVGFGQVRVVAEQELPDAQFSTVKSPNPEEREAFTLAIAQAKDWDADIIIGTDPDADRMGAVVKDPNGEYVVLSGNQSGAIIVNYLLSSLKERGTLPANGVVVKTIVTSEMGAVIANHYGVPTLNTLTGFKYIGEKMSQFEQNGEYTFLFGYEESYGYLAGDYARDKDAVIAAMLIAEAAAYYKKQGKTLYEVLQELYESFGYFLEKLESRTLKGKDGVEQIGRIMEAWRTNPPTEISGTRVSQVEDYAEGINGLPRENVLKFKLDDGSWFCLRPSGTEPKIKFYFAVQGSTGPAAAQQLDGIIQYVLNRVDG, encoded by the coding sequence CTGACTACTATGACGCGTGTACAAACAGAGTATCAATTATGGTTAGAGGATCCAGCAGTGGATGCCGAAACGAAGAAAGAACTGCGTGCTATTCGGGAAGATGAAAGAGAAATTGAGGATCGCTTTTATAGAGACCTTGAATTTGGCACAGGAGGACTTCGCGGCGTGATTGGCGCTGGAACGAATCGAATCAACGTGTATACCGTTGGACGCGCAAGCCAAGGCTTGGCACAATATGTGAATGGAACAGGCGCTACAAGTCCTTCCATTGTTCTAGCTTATGATTCACGTCATATGTCGCCCGAGTTCGCTTTAGAATCTGCTCTCGTGTTCGCAGGGAATGGAATCAAGGCTTATCTCTTTAAAACGCTGCACGCGACACCACAGCTATCCTTTGCAGTGAGATACTTAGGTGCGTCCGCAGGGGTTGTCGTTACAGCTAGTCACAACCCACCTGAATATAATGGATATAAAGTATATGGAGCAGACGGGGGACAACTCGTTCCTGAGTTTGCGGAGCAAGTCATTGCACAGGTACAGAGCATCGATTCCTTCAACAAGGTCAAGAAAATAACCCAGCAAGAAGCGGAAGCGCAAGGGCTGCTTTCTTGGTTAGGTGAAGAGGTCGATCAAGCGTACATCGAGGCCGTAACTGCGATTAGCCAAAATCCAGATGTGATTAAGCAGATCGAAGGCGATTTCCGCATCATCTTCACTCCTTTACATGGAGCGGGTAATGTGCCGGTACGCGAAGTGCTGAAAGCAGTTGGCTTCGGACAAGTACGTGTTGTAGCCGAGCAAGAGCTGCCGGATGCACAGTTCTCGACTGTTAAGTCTCCGAATCCGGAGGAGCGGGAAGCTTTTACACTCGCAATTGCACAAGCGAAAGACTGGGATGCCGATATCATCATCGGAACCGACCCTGATGCCGATCGCATGGGAGCAGTTGTGAAGGATCCGAACGGCGAGTATGTCGTTTTGTCAGGTAATCAGTCTGGTGCCATCATTGTAAATTATTTATTATCAAGCTTGAAAGAGCGTGGAACACTGCCTGCGAACGGCGTTGTCGTCAAAACGATCGTTACAAGCGAAATGGGCGCAGTTATCGCCAATCATTACGGTGTTCCTACATTAAATACATTAACCGGCTTTAAGTATATCGGGGAGAAAATGTCCCAGTTCGAACAAAACGGTGAATATACGTTCTTATTCGGATATGAAGAAAGCTATGGCTACTTGGCCGGGGACTATGCCCGAGATAAGGATGCAGTTATTGCAGCGATGCTGATTGCTGAAGCTGCAGCTTATTATAAGAAGCAAGGCAAGACTTTATATGAAGTCCTTCAAGAACTGTACGAATCCTTTGGTTACTTTTTGGAAAAGCTTGAATCAAGGACGCTGAAAGGGAAAGACGGCGTAGAACAAATAGGGCGCATCATGGAAGCTTGGAGAACGAATCCGCCAACGGAGATCAGTGGCACTCGTGTAAGCCAAGTGGAAGATTACGCAGAGGGCATAAATGGCCTTCCACGTGAAAATGTGCTGAAATTTAAGCTGGATGATGGTTCATGGTTCTGCTTGCGTCCTTCTGGAACGGAACCGAAAATCAAGTTTTATTTTGCAGTACAAGGATCTACAGGTCCAGCAGCCGCACAGCAGCTGGATGGCATCATTCAATATGTGCTTAACCGTGTAGACGGATAA
- the fabZ gene encoding 3-hydroxyacyl-ACP dehydratase FabZ: MLDINQIQEIIPHRPPFLLVDRILEVEEGVRAVGIKNVTINEPFFAGHFPGYPVMPGVLIVEALAQVGAVAVLSMPEYKGKIGLFAGADGIRWRQQVVPGDTLTLEMTITRVKGTIVKGQAVAKVGDKVVVEGELMFALANK; the protein is encoded by the coding sequence ATGCTAGATATTAATCAGATTCAAGAGATCATTCCTCATCGCCCTCCCTTCTTGCTTGTTGACCGTATTTTGGAGGTCGAAGAAGGTGTTAGAGCTGTAGGTATAAAGAATGTTACGATCAATGAACCGTTCTTCGCAGGACACTTTCCTGGCTATCCGGTTATGCCCGGTGTGCTGATTGTGGAAGCTTTGGCACAAGTAGGTGCTGTGGCTGTTCTGTCGATGCCTGAATACAAAGGTAAAATTGGTTTATTTGCGGGTGCGGATGGTATTCGTTGGCGCCAACAGGTCGTACCTGGTGATACACTTACTTTAGAGATGACGATTACGCGTGTAAAAGGAACCATTGTCAAAGGCCAAGCTGTGGCTAAGGTAGGCGACAAAGTGGTAGTCGAAGGCGAGCTTATGTTCGCCCTTGCTAATAAATAA